The sequence ATGACATTTTTACACTAGTTATCAACCTGCCGCAttcatcaaattaattcaaatcaAGCAGAGGCAAGGAAAAACTATTCAGACTTGATAGCTTGAATGTTGGCACAAAGAGAAGTTATCCATGGATTAACAATACAGAAATTAGCAATGTAGAGATTAgtaatacaagaattattttttatcaagtatCTGGTTCAttgtataaaaaaatagatatatcatgtattttaaaactCTACAAAATCTTCTTTACAATTATACCCTTAAATTTTTATGCGATTTTCTACTTCATTTAACTAATCAAGTTGCTCACCGTTTGCGCGATCTTATAGAAaagctaaaatatgaataataattctCACTCCACTTAGctgatcatttatttcttttaaaaaaaattgagtctatttaatcaagaaaaattttaaacaacaaataattgtcatattatagaaataatttttaaaaaatgtaaaatacaCTATGTAAGAACATCACGGATTGTTGATAATgtagttttagattttcaaattatatatttatttgacaataatcttttatatttaaattaatccgtctgtaaattgaacaaatacaaaatagCATAAATGTGGTTCACATTCGAAGCTATCAACCAACATAAGGGAGTAAATGATATTTAAGCACTTAATTCACATACGCAAAGTAAAAAGAGGTTGGTAAATTAAATGTAATATAACAACCAAATTTGTAGTGATTAAATTTAAAAtggaactaaaagaaaaaattaataaaaagaattgaGGGGTAGTTGAGTCATTTAATTCTCTTATCCATGTATTATTAAGTCATGGATAAGTAATCCCATGATTTCTTAGGTATAAGCTAATACTCTCTATGGTGTATTAGCTATTCATGTATTAGGTGGGATTAGATTTAAATTGTTCAACCAAATATTGTACATGGCTGAACtaaattttaattcatgaattatTTTACCAGCGTACCAAACGAGTCCTAAGAGTATGACAAGTCTTTTGACTGGATGTTAATCTTTGACTTCTATGTGAGACGAGCAAGCTAGCTAGGTAAAGTAAGCTATAGCATACAAATACATGGATAGAAAACTTTTGTTCAGCCGCAGAAATAGGGAGCGAAGAAGAAGCCATATAAAACAAAAGAAGCCTATATTTACAAAATACTATAAAACAGGCAAGAAAACTAAACAGCAAGCTCTGCAAATTGCTGAAGGTATAGTAAAAGCAACGGAACCCTTCAATGAATGGTTCCCACATAAAAGATAATAAATGAAGGGATATTTATTTATAAAGCTGAGCTTCCAAAAAATAGCCGGAAGATTCATAATGTGTATTACGTATGTATATTGGCTCGGCTGTAAATATTCTTTGGCAGAGCGGCCAAATGTCCAACTTCCCCAAAAATGAAAATGCAATCAAAACATTTTATCCAATCAAGAAGTGTTAGCTCCGTACCTCAAAGGAGCTTCAGTGTCCACCTAAAATAAAATTCCTTCCAATAACAAATGATATGTTCTTCTGTGGCTCATACCTGTGAGGAGTTTTGACTTGCACATACTTTTCATGGAGCTGTGGAATTGTATTATCTATAAATTAAACTCTGTATATCTTGCATATTGAAGAAGGTCCATTTTCATCTTCTAAACTTTTACATAAATATCCTAGGTTCGACCGGTTGGCAAATCCTGCAAATGTAAGTTACACTGCCTTATGTCACCCCTCCTCTAAGGGAAAAGGAGAACATATAATTCTCTGTTTCTTGAACTGAACTGCATCTATGCATGTTTCCTGCTGAATTCAATTGATCACTGTTGGCCTTCCATTTCCATGACCCGTTTTATATGAAGGGCAGCTCTCACGACATTTCCCCTGGTTATTATTCCCACCTTCATATAGGGACAATTGATCCATTAGCATCTCACAAGGTAGAGAAGTACAGATGCACAAAACTAGATCTCAGAATCTTACCAGCTTTGCATCACTATCTACAACAGGAAGCCGGCGGTACTTTGTTTTCAGCAGAAGTCTGACAAATTACACAAGTACAAATGACACAAACTGTTTGCTGCTTCTTCCTACTATGCAATAGAAACATAAAATTGGCTAAAGGAAGAATGTCGATTAAGCTGAAATCAAGAATAAATGATACTACCTTGCTGCATCCTCAAGATTGGTAGACTCCCGAACTACTAATGGAGCATGTGTCATCAAATCACCAACCACTTTCCCCTTGGTCTTACTAATCAACTTTTGAACCTCATTGAATGTCTGCATTAACAAGTCAAGTTGGATGCATCAGAATTTTAATAGCTTTGTTTGTGGGGTCAGAACCATTTTGGTTTTTGACACATAATTAAGTGCATTTTGATTGCTTCTCCATACAGCAAAGTAAATGTCCTCATGTTGAGAAAGGTAATTAGGTAACATGTGTGTGAGCAAGTATTAGAGTGATGCAGAGGATAACTAACACCAACACTGCCACCTGCGCTAGTTCAGCATGAAAAAAGTAAATGTATTCAACCGTTTCACAAGTTGAATAAAGTAACGTGGAAATAAGAAGTCTACTATTTGATTAGGAAGCAAATTTTGGGACAAGGAATAACAGATGGTTCAACATTGGGTGGAGTATCAGGTTAGAAACATCCATACTGAGTAAGATGAAATCCAAAACCGTATTACTTAACATGAGATGCTAACAAGATACTAAAATCCCTAGCCACCAGATGTTTACAAGATGCCATTGGTTAGCAATTGGGCTGTAGCAGGTTAGGAAAAGCAATCAATAGATTAGCATCTCAACATCCATATCTCAGTTAGCAAGGATGAACTATGACGAGCATCTTTTGTAGTTCAGCAATGTGCTCAAACACTGCCCTGTACAGGCTCACAGAAACTGTCTGTGTTGCCTGTTTTTTGCAGGATGCATTTCCTATGTTCTTTCCTTGATCAAATCAAAGGCTTGTTTTTCAGTAGCTTGTGCAATCAAACTATCACAGAATGTCATTAAGATTTGTGCCATAGTAAACCCTCCAATGCGACTTTCACTTGTTGATTAGTAAATGAAAAGGCCAGTAAATTGTTCAAGTACACGGTTTTCATTTGgcctttttttcctctctttgcaATGCCTTTTATCTCTCAAACTGTTACATAATTTCTCTGGAGGCATTCTTTGAGAAGGAAAAATATTGTAACTTGTTATAGATGTGTTACAAGATCAGATTGGAAATTGGATGAATTTGGATATTGTGAAAGTATGGTTTGAATTTGATTAGTAGCCCAAAACTAATTAATCATTAACTAGCATTTCTATTCACGGAGTATAGGAATAAATCTGATAATGACATGTTGCTTAACCAATGAACCCATCCAAATCTATAGCCAGCTTCCAAATTCCCAATAACTCGAGGATGAATTCCTCAAAATGATTGTCCTAGTGGAACAGGAAATTACTAAATACCAACTTGAACACTTGACTGATCTTCACTGATGCTCTTGGTTTGCAGTTGCAAACAATGGCAAAAACAACAAACATTTATATCAATATGTTCATAATAAATATCCGGCTCTCAATGTTGGTTCTATCATTCCTCAAACTGAAATCTTATGTCCTCCCAGCATAACAGATATAGAAGCTAATGATTAGCTCTCACATTTACTCACAGAGAAAAAGAAGGAACAGTTGATCATTATACACTATACTTGTTAATGACTTAAAATCATTCTGATCAggacttttgtacatgtggagtTTCCTGGAAGAGTAAACTTTTATACTCTTTCATGATATACGTATTTCGGTGACTTCTAACCCTTGAACTTTATTTTATCGCGCGATTTTTCGATATTTTCGTTGCCTGTAATTTGCGTGGGATTTCCTATCTGTTATTTGGATTTCTAGTAGTTGTTCTTAAAATTTGGATATAGTGTGTGCTTTGAGGGTGTCTTTATTGTCTTGCTGTTTTTGAAACTCTTATGttgcttcatattatttatcGTACCATCTCCTGTATCTTGACTTGTATGTCTGCTGTAGTATATTCGTGACTTGCACCGTTCCTTATTATTTGTTTGGCTGTCCTTGGTGCCAGGCCATTagtgtgctctatttttcttattgttagttttgttcttaccttggttttgttttttctacctatttgagtttagttttatttcttgattatttcttctaatttgtgtgagccttgtatttcctgctgctgctttgttactaccattgtttatattttcttatattttcttgtagtagTGGTTGTGGGCGTTGATgattggatagggtcatgtccgagggggttggggcgggggGCTATTGTGGGGGCAGGGGGCTGTTGTGGGGGCGGGGGGAAGAGGAAAGGGCGggggtgggagggaggccaaggtttggcctcaGGGGCGGTAGAGGAAGACGTGTTGATAGAgttggtaggctgagggttgggtcttggaatatagggactcttcagggtaagtccatagagcttgtgaagattcttagaaagaggaggattaatattgcgtgtgttcaagagaccaagtgggtagggtctaaggctagggatgtggatggttacaagctttggtactctgggagcgagaggcgtaggaatggagtcggcatcttagtagatgaagagcttagaggtcaggtagtagaggtaaggaggatcagcgataggttaatgactattaagttggtcattggggggtttaccctgaacgtgtgtagtgcttatgcgccgcaaacgggcttggatggggaggagaagatgcggttttgggaggctttggatgaggtggttagaggcgtgcctagctcggagaagattgttgtagcaggagatttcaataggcacatcggggcgttaccaggaggctttggtgatgtgcatggtggttttggttttggggaaaaaaatgaagagggggctactctattggattttgcgaggtcctttgggctggtggtggtgaactcgggcttcccgaagaaggacgatcacctgatcaccttccgaagcgcgatagccaagacccagattgactttttgttgcttaggaaaggggatagggtgttgtgtaaggactgtaaggtcatcccgagtgagattctttcgacccagcataggctcttggttatggatttgggtataaagaaggataggaagagaaggggcgaggagtgtagacctagaagtgtagacctagaattaagtggggcggcttgacgccagtgaatgtatgggagataggggagaagttggtgGGAATGGGGGTGTGGAAGTGTAGGGGgtacgtggatagtatgtgggatagggtggctaggtgcatcggggagaatgctagtgaggtattgggtgtttctaggggtcGGGCCgagcatcatcggggggattagtgatggaatgaagaggttaagaagaaagtggagaccaagaaaggggcgtatgctaagttggttgagagtaaggacaaagaagagaagcgggtaaacaggaaagagtacaagttagctaggaaggaggctaagttagcagttacggcggctaagacggtagcatttgagagcttgtatgcggggttacaggagaaaagaggggaaacaaagttgtttagactcgctaaggctagggagaggaagggtcgtgacctcgatcaggtgaagtgcattaagggagaggacggtacagtgttggtggaggacggccacattaagaatagatggcaatcgtattttcataggctcttgaatgacgaaggggatagagctattgggttaggggagctggagcactcagaggagtgtcgggattttagttattgtagacgttttaaggtagaggaggttagagaggttgttcgcaggatgcgaaggggtagggcaacggggcctgatgagatacctgtggatttttggaagttttctggcgaggctggtttaaggtggttaaCTGGATTGTTTAACGAAATTTTCAAGACGGCgcaaatgcccgaggcttggaggtggagtactatgatccctctttataagaacaagggtgacattcagagttgcaataactataggggtattaagttattgagtcactctatgaagatttgggagagagtggtcgaggtgaggctgagacagatagtgtctatttcggagaaccagtttggatttatgcctggccgctcgacgacggaggcaattcacctggtacggaggctggtAGAATAGTAtaggaaaaggaagaaggacctgcacatggtgtttatcgacttggagaaggtatacgacaaagtccccaggaaggtgctttggagatgcttggaggtgagtggagtctcggtggcatatatcagagcaattaaggacaagtatgatggagctaaaactcaggtgaggacggcgggaggagactcagagcatttcactgtcttgacaggattgcatcagggatctacttttagtccttttttgtttgctttggtgatggatgtgttgacgcggcgtattcaaggagaggtgccttggtgtatgctttttgcagatgatgtagttttgattgatgagacgcaggGGGGgtgtgtgtgaatgataaattagaggtgtggagacaaactcttgagtctaaagggttcaggttgagtaggagcaagacagagtatttgaaatacaagtttaatgacgtgaggctagagaatgaggtggtagtgaagttggaatcacaggttgtatgtaagagggatagtttcaagtatctcgggtccgtgattcagggtaacggtaAGATTGACGAgaatgtctcgcaccgtattggggcggaatggatgaagtggaagctcgcttcgggggtgttgtgtgataagaaggtgccgcccaagtttaaaggcaaattctacagggtggcagtccgtccggccatgttgtatggagcggagtgttggccagttaagaactcccacattcaaaaaataaaggtggcgaaaatgcggatgttgcgttggatgtgtgggctgactaggggggatagagttcggaatgagactatcagggagaaggttggtgtgactccaatggagaataagatgcgggaagtccaattgagatggttcgaacatgtgatgaggaggggcatggatgccccggttcgtaggtgtgagaggctagctttggatggttttaggcgggataggggtaggccgaagaagtactgggaagaggtgattaggcgggacatgaagcagttacagctcactgaggacatgaccctaaataggaagatctggaagacgcgaactagggcagaaggctagggtcagtttgggtagCTAGTGTAAGGAATTACtaggtgggggtattattcttgttatgataccttctttcatgctttattacgaatctgtttacttttcactgtttactattacttgtgggtgtcgtatttatgttatgccatcttgttccatgctttactatgaatttgtttagtatttcgtgtctcgagccgggggtctatcggaaacagcctttctacttctttagaggtagagatatggactgcgtacatcttaccctccccagacctcactatgtgggaatacactgggtttgttgttgttgttgtcctgTTTTTAAATACAACCACTACAAATAGTGCAGTAGGTTACATGAAGAGTTGGTGAACGTTGTAAATAAAACAATCATGAGGTTGTCCACGATCTGGTATCAATCACTTCCTCTTGAGTTCCTATACATGGGAAGCCAGATCCTCTTAGGGGACAACTATACCACTTATGATATTTAACCAACTTGCTACATATTAATAACTAAGAATATCAAAGATTTGAGGATAAAAGTTGTTCTCTCCCCAGTTAATTTGTTCTCAGGGTCTTCATAGTTATTAAATGAAGTATCCTCTTATCTGAAAATAACAAGGCTAACATTAATAGCTTTCCATGCAGAAATTAAGATTCTTTGTACCTTCCAATAAGTAGAAATATTTAGTCCGGGGTTTCACACTGACAAAGAAAAACTGTATGTAGGGAACAAGCAAATTAGCTGATCACACAGGCATAAAAGAGATAATCTAGCAATGAAGAAACATATGCTTACTTTCCAGTTGCTGCCCACTTCTGGGAACATGTTTGCATCAGCTCCTCCTGTACCTAAGAGGAAGAGCAAGAGATGCACTTATTCTCCTCTGAAAATAATGCTTTACCAGAAGTACGAGAACTCCCAAATAATGGACAACTTTAGAATCCAACTTAAAACACTATGATCAATCTTCagatggatatatatatatatatatatatatatatatatatatatatataaaatatgttataGGTAATCAGTTCCAATTTCCCTTATCGCAGTAAAAAAAGCGAAGAATACAGATGCCGAAAGGTTCCATGTCTTGTTGAAAGGATCCTAATAAAATATGGGCGTAAAATCAATGGATCTTTTCTAAATCCAAACAATATCGAACTTGCATCAAAACTATAAGTCATACCTGATACAGAATCCAGAGCCAATAGATCATAATCAGAAACAAGACCAACCTGCAACAGAAGAGAACTTCAAGCTTCTGAGTGAAAtatctttgaaatatcataatactTGACAAGCATATTATTATGACATATCTTTGGACTTAATATCTGAAGCTAACGTATAGGATTATATCTATATGATACACACAAGCATGAATAGGGGTCTCGGGAGCTAATGAAATAGTGTACTTGTAATATTACTATTTCATATAAATACTATAAAGAAATACTCATAAGcactcttagtttcattttaatGTACTGCCAGCTAAATGTTCTATTaactataattttcttaaaattgtgAGGAGCAACCAAAATACAGGAGTCCAGTACGTACTTGGAATATACCAAAAACTCAGTCTCTAGAAAGTAAAATCACTAGTGAGAGATAAAGAAGATGCTCCTATTCATGTGCCATCAAATAACTTAGAAATCAACCATGAAGAATAAAAGTGTACAAAATTCTATTGCTAGGAGAATATTACTGCTTTATACTTCACATGTTTGTTgacaaataacaacaacatacccactatattcccacataatggggtctgaggagggtaagtgttcgcagtccataccactacctcagaggtgagatagaaagaggttgtttcctatagacccccggcttaaaaaaaaaatctaaagtgAGGATAgcatatatgaaatttcagaaaatgaaacagataatgaaatagatagtgaaatagatgaatcaaatgactgaagaagatataaaaataataacaaaggaagaatatttaaatgataaggaacagaccaaaaaataatatttgacagcaacatatttgatgaaataaaagaaaaagaattagacttaagtgtagaaaaaatatttaaaataccaacaataagaaatctatttactaagaaaaaagaagaatattatgtagtaagccaaaaggaacatgtaatagactgtagatatgcaaaaggtaaagctagtataccactagtaacaaaaagaataattaataaagagataaacgatataaaaagtagagacccaatNNNNNNNNNNNNNNNNNNNNNNNNNNNNNNNNNNNNNNNNNNNNNNNNNNNNNNNNNNNNNNNNNNNNNNNNNNNNNNNNNNNNNNNNNNNNNNNNNNNNNNNNNNNNNNNNNNNNNNNNNNNNNNNNNNNNNNNNNNNNNNNNNNNNNNNNNNNNNNNNNNNNNNNNNNNNNNNNNNNNNNNNNNNNNNNNNNNNNNNNNNNNNNNNNNNNNNNNNNNNNNNNNNNNNNNNNNNNNNNNNNNNNNNNNNNNNNNNNNNNNNNNNNNNNNNNNNNNNNNNNNNNNNNNNNNNNNNNNNNNNNNNNNNNNNNNNNNNNNNNNNNNNNNNNNNNNNNNNNNNNNNNNNNNNNNNNNNNNNNNNNNNNNNNNNNNNNNNNNNNNNNNNNNNNNNNNNNNNNNNNNNNNNNNNNNNNNNNNNNNNNNNNNNNNNNNNNNNNNNNNNNNNNNNNNNNNNNNNNNNNNNNNNNNNNNNNNNNNNNNNNNNNNNNNNNNNNNNNNNNNNNNNNNNNNNNNNNNNNNNNNNNNNNNNNNNNNNNNNNNNNNNNNNNNNNNNNNNNNNNNNNNNNNNNNNNNNNNNNNNNNNNNNNNNNNNNNNNNNNNNNNNNNNNNNNNNNNNNNNNNNNNNNNNNNNNNNNNNNNNNNNNNNNNNNNNNNNNNNNNNNNNNNNNNNNNNNNNNNNNNNNNNNNNNNNNNNNNNNNNNNNNNNNNNNNNNNNNNNNNNNNNNNNNNNNNNNNNNNNNNNNNNNNNNNNNNNNNNNNNNNNNNNNNNNNNNNNNNNNNNNNNNNNNNNNNNNNNNNNNNNNNNNNNNNNNNNNNNNNNNNNNNNNNNNNNNNNNNNNNNNNNNNNNNNNNNNNNNNNNNNNNNNNNNNNNNNNNNNNNNNNNNNNNNNNNNNNNNNNNNNNNNNNNNNNNNNNNNNNNNNNNNNNNNNNNNNNNNNNNNNNNNNNNNNNNNNNNNNNNNNNNNNNNNNNNNNNNNNNNNNNNNNNNNNNNNNNNNNNNNNNNNNNNNNNNNNNNNNNNNNNNNNNNNNNNNNNNNNNNNNNNNNNNNNNNNNNNNNNNNNNNNNNNNNNNNNNNNNNNNNNNNNNNNNNNNNNNNNNNNNNNNNNNNNNNNNNNNNNNNNNNNNNNNNNNNNNNNNNNNNNNNNNNNNNNNNNNNNNNNNNNNNNNNNNNNNNNNNNNNNNNNNNNNNNNNNNNNNNNNNNNNNNNNNNNNNNNNNNNNNNNNNNNNNNNNNNNNNNNNNNNNNNNNNNNNNNNNNNNNNNNNNNNNNNNNNNNNNNNNNNNNNNNNNNNNNNNNNNNNNNNNNNNNNNNNNNNNNNNNNNNNNNNNNNNNNNNNNNNNNNNNNNNNNNNNNNNNNNNNNNNNNNNNNNNNNNNNNNNNNNNNNNNNNNNNNNNNNNNNNNNNNNNNNNNNNNNNNNNNNNNNNNNNNNNNNNNNNNNNNNNNNNNNNNNNNNNNNNNNNNNNNNNNNNNNNNNNNNNNNNNNNNNNNNNNNNNNNNNNNNNNNNNNNNNNNNNNNNNNNNNNNNNNNNNNNNNNNNNNNNNNNNNNNNNNNNNNNNNNNNNNNNNNNNNNNNNNNNNNNNNNNNNNNNNNNNNNNNNNNNNNNNNNNNNNNNNNNNNNNNNNNNNNNNNNNNNNNNNNNNNNNNNNNNNNNNNNNNNNNNNNNNNNNNNNNNNNNNNNNNNNNNNNNNNNNNNNNNNNNNNNNNNNNNNNNNNNNNNNNNNNNNNNNNNNNNNNNNNNNNNNNNNNNNNNNNNNNNNNNNNNNNNNNNNNNNNNNNNNNNNNNNNNNNNNNNNNNNNNNNNNNNNNNNNNNNNNNNNNNNNNNNNNNNNNNNNNNNNNNNNNNNNNNNNNNNNNNNNNNNNNNNNNNNNNNNNNNNNNNNNNNNNNNNNNNNNNNNNNNNNNNNNNNNNNNNNNNNNNNNNNNNNNNNNNNNNNNNNNNNNNNNNNNNNNNNNNNNNNNNNNNNNNNNNNNNNNNNNNNNNNNNNNNNNNNNNNNNNNNNNNNNNNNNNNNNNNNNNNNNNNNNNNNNNNNNNNNNNNNNNNNNNNNNNNNNNNNNNNNNNNNNNNNNNNNNNNNNNNNNNNNNNNNNNNNNNNNNNNNNNNNNNNNNNNNNNNNNNNNNNNNNNNNNNNNNNNNNNNNNNNNNNNNNNN comes from Capsicum annuum cultivar UCD-10X-F1 chromosome 2, UCD10Xv1.1, whole genome shotgun sequence and encodes:
- the LOC107858658 gene encoding CBS domain-containing protein CBSX1, chloroplastic isoform X1, whose protein sequence is MSSISLSGISLRRSSAAFHHQLPCLLLSHPSQNVATFTKCFLSLRLWNSRNHFSVTATNTLTANSAEPRNGIYTVGDFMTRKEDLHVVKPSTSVDEALEILVERRITGFPVVDDDWKLVGLVSDYDLLALDSVSGTGGADANMFPEVGSNWKTFNEVQKLISKTKGKVVGDLMTHAPLVVRESTNLEDAARLLLKTKYRRLPVVDSDAKLVGIITRGNVVRAALHIKRVMEMEGQQ